A segment of the Carya illinoinensis cultivar Pawnee chromosome 1, C.illinoinensisPawnee_v1, whole genome shotgun sequence genome:
TGCGTAGCTGTCACAACTGttcttttataaaaagtgtGTGGGGAttcataaaagttaaaacttgTGTGAGGTCAAAACGCCGATGTTCTTTTCGTATATCACACGGTCCGATATCTGACGCTCGAGTATTTAATATCCACACTCGGCCATCACTCCGCTGCAAAGAAGCGTAAAGAGACAACACGTCCCTGTTGGcaaccttcttcttctctcgTCTTTACATTctcaataataattttttcatgctaATACACcgtctcctttctctctctctctcgccaacTGCTCAGAGATTTCTTGGTCTTTTTCTACACCAAATGGTGAAGAAAATGAAACCGGATTCAAAACTGCTGTTATCACTCCACAAACGCAATCATGTCTTTGTGAAGTTTGCTGTCTCATTTCTCTTACTGGGTCTCGCTTTTCGTCTTTTCTCCTCTGATTCGATCAGGATTTCTTCACAGTTAGAGACACCCCCTGTTTCCGAGAGAAAAACAGAGTCCCCTGTGGTTTCTGTCCCCATTCAGGCGCCTGTTTCTGCGGTTTCTCCTGTAAATGAAAACCATACATCTGATAATGGTGAGGAATTTTTCCATCGTTTTTTATTTGAAGGCATGCATGAATGAGAGAAAATGCAAATTAGCTTAGCAAATGGgtttctttgatttttgttttcttaaagaaaaatagcgGGCTGGCTTTTTGTTGcgtcttttctatttttaaagaataagttCTCTCTTCTTTTGAGCTTTTGTTTGCTAGCAAACAAGTTTGTCATTTTGGGcacagataaaaaaataaaataaaaataagtaccTCCCATTTTCAGTGGATTGTTTTCGAGTTTAATTCCAGTGTACTGTGCTTCCTTAAATATCAGTGCCCACTATTATCTTATCTTGATTTTGTTTTGATGCCATATAGTTGCAGAAAAGTGTGATATATTCACGGGAGATTGGATAGCTGACAAATCAGGTCCAGCTTACACCAACGAGAGCTGCCATGTGGTTGAGAGTCATCAAAATTGTATGAGGAATGGGCGTCCCGATTCAGGCTACCTTTTCTGGAGGTGGCGTCCACTCGACTGTGAATTACCCAGGTTCAATTCCAAGAGATTTCTAGACCTTATGAGGAATAAGTCATGGTCCTTTGTTGGTGATTCCATTTCACGTAACCATGTGCAGTCATTGCTCTGTATTCTGTCACAGGTACACTTTAAAGTTCATCTGAGTGGTACTTAGAAATACAGATTTTGGTTGTTATGTTCTTTTTTAATCATGTCTTCATATCTGTTTTCGTTcttaattattcttttttctcttgCTTAGTTGATTGCTTAAGCACTGTAATCATCAATATGTGCTTTACGCTGTCTTCCAGGGTTCGGGTTAAAGCTAAGCATCCTTGACTCTTTAACAATTGTGAAAACTTTACCACTTTTTCGTTGGCAATAAAAAATTGGTGAAAGCATGGAGCGAATAGTTATGGGTTATCAGTGTTAGATGTCGTTCCATGACCAAGACTTCCCTCTTTCTGCCCCAGAGAGCTCCCATGAGCCATTCCTAGAGAGTATTTATCGTGTTGGTTGTGGAGCAAGGTGCTTACTGCTCCATTTCTTGTCTTGGTTCTTTTTCTGTGCTGCAGATCATGTGGTAAATGTTTTCATTTGTGGAGGATGACAGCTTCCATTTTTGTGGTTCGACTACTGCTCCAAGGAGGTTGTAATGTCTTGTCTAAGCAGGTCTACCTATCGTGTGGGATGTGGCTTCTCCTGAATGTTAACAGTTAGTATTGTGGACATCCCTGTTATTGGTTTTTCTACATTTATTAGCACTGATTGGTTCGGGTTTACTTATCACCAACAGAATCCCAGTTGGCAGTTATTTTTATCTACACGCCAGATAAAGTAGTCTTCAGTAACAAAGGGGGAGGAAAGAAGCAAGGGAAACCGACTTGTATAATTAATAGTTAACAGCATTTACTAGTTTGATTGCCTCTGTTCGAGTTCTTTTATAGAAGTGTTGGTCATTTTACCCTACTTAAACACAATAACGAGAAAAAGGCTGGTTGCAATATGTGGACAATTTAAATGGCAGTTTCATTCAGGGATTGGCTTTCAGGCTTGACCACTTGATTATGGCTGTTTCATTCCTCTCTCATTCTCATGCATTGCTGAGCTATGCTCAATTTGAACTGTATCAACCCCATGAAAATGGTTTACTTAACTGGGAACAAGTACATAGTGGGACAGGACTGTATTGCATGTTCATTTTCAAGAATCTAGACCCCCGGTGTCACCCAAAGACCTAAAATATTAAGTAATTCTAGTGAACTTATACTTGGACCTACTGCCTCCTGACATCGTTGATTGAGTTTGCTGTCTGAAGGTGTTTCttgttattgtttttttgttgACTCCAGGGCATTGAGTGTGTGTCACAAGTACTCTTCGGTTTTGACAATTTGATtctacaaataaaaattttgctgTCCCACAGGTGGAACAAGCTGTTGAGATCTACCACGATGAGGAATACCGCTCCAAAAGATGGCACTTTCCTACTCACAACTTCACACTTTCAGTGATTTGGACTCCTTTCCTCACAAAATCAGCTATCTTTGAGGACATGAATGGGGTTTCTTCATCAGAAATCCAGCTCTACCTTGACAAACTTGACGAAACTTGGACCAATCaatataagaattttgattaCGTGGTAATTGCTGGTGGCAAATGGTTTCTCAAAACGGCAATTTACCATGAGAACAACACCATTGCAGGCTGTCATTACTGCCCTGGAAAGAACTTGACAGAGCTAGGCTTTGACTATGCATATCGCAAGGCACTTCAGCTGGTTCTCAACTTTCTCACGCGTCATGGCCAAAAGGCATTTGTTTTCTTCAGAACTACCACGCCAGACCACTTTGAGAATGGAGAATGGTTCAGTGGAGGATACTGCAACCGAACAATGCCATTCAAAGACGGCGAGGTTGATATGAGAGATGTAGACCGTATAATGCGTGACATCGAGTTGGAAGAATTTGACAAGGCTGCTGCAGTCGGATCTGAAAATGGGGTGATTTTGAAGCTTTTGGATACAACCCGCCTTTCAATATTGAGGCCTGATGGGCACCCTGGACCCTACCGGCAGTTCCAGCCCTTTGCAAATGAAAAGAATGCCAAAGTTCAGAATGATTGTTTGCATTGGTGCTTGCCCGGGCCAATAGACTCTTGGAATGACTTGGTGATGGAATTGATGGTGAATGGTGAAAAATACAGATGATTTTAGCTTTGGGTTATCTGCGTTTTGAGGGTCCCCGGCTCAGTTTATTATGAATATTTGAGATGTGGTCTTCTTGCCATCTGCCCATACTCTCCATTGTGTTTTACACGGATAATTTCTCTATACGTTGATTTATCACAAGCTACCAGGAAGGCATTTTCCTGACAGCATACACTGTTGGGATGCAAGGTATAAAAATGAGATTGAATTCATTTCATTGTGTTAAGAGTACTAAAAGTTTTTGGAATACCATAATTATTACACTTTACtgtagcttcttttttttttttttttttggtagctGAGGGGTGGAAGTTATATAGACCATAAAACAGAACCCAAGGAAAATGAATTGAACATTGCTGGATTGTCAGTTTGGAAAAGCAGGGGGCATCTTTATCAGTCAAACGCTGGCAAATCCAAGCACTCTGCTCAAGTGGAATCATACCTAGAAGACTTTTCAGTTTTCTCCTTCctaacatgagagagagagagagagagagcttgggaTGTAACAACTGACTTTCAGCATGCTCTGAATGGAATCACCAGGGGCAGGAAGGCCATCCAGGATATCCCTCCCGAGAGAGGAAGATGTAAATATAATAAAGCTAAAGGCCGTTGGCATAAGCCTCAACAAGTTATTCGTTCTGATCCTGAATCTTGAGTTCCCGTCCAAAAACAAGCACATCTTCCTGAATAAGCTACCAGAAATAAAATGCTTCAAGAAATGGGTTATACAAGTAGTTAAAGAAATAGAATGCTTAAAGAAATGGATTATAATTGGAGCCACAAATACCACAGATGCATTGGAGCACCAAATTCCAACCACtaatgaaaaatcaaaatcCAGTTGGTTAAGCCACTTCAACATTAGGCTGACAAATTGTTGATCGCGGCTGCTCAGACAATATTATGAGATTCAATATTCATGaccttaataaaattattttgaaacacGAGACTTTTTCATTGATTCCCATTCTACCAAGTCAAATTCTCATCGAGAAATTCAATATTATTCGAATAAGAATTTAGGGCTCAAACGGCAACTTCAACACAAGTCATTCTTTGGATTCAGAAATAACTTCTTCATCGAGGTAACCGAATTCTAATATAGCACTTGATCATTAGTCAATTTTGCTTCGGAATCTCAGAAgtattattcaaacaaaaattcaagATCCACTATGTGACTAAAAGTTTGTCTGCTTGACCAACATGCTCAAGCAAAACACAGACCCGGATACAGCCATAAATCACGTTGGACACCAACTGTCCACCTCATTTCTTTTACTTGGTTGCTGGAGGTGCATCTTGCTTCTTTGGCTTAAGGAATGGATCCTGCAAtttaaaatttgtgaaagaaaattaataacgCGCACAATTTCcaatttctcaaccaaatcCATAAAATTTAGAACACCAGCCAGCATATATAAcattgccagagcagctcccccCTAGGGGTTGACTCAAGTgctaaaggccttgggcttgggggtatgctcccccccacccccaggtctaaggttaAATCCCCTtggatgcaaacaatctctaggtaCCTTCAGACTAGAAGATTTTTCCCTTtaattacccgaggtgcacttaGAGAAAAATTCCTTGCCGAGGGCTTGTGCACCCCCAGGATTAGTCGGGACACTATTCCTGAACACCcggggccaaaaaaaaaaaaaaaaacattgccaGAAATATAATAAGCAGGCaggtaaaatttgaaaaatagaaaCTCTTTTAAGACTCGATGACATTAAACTTCCAACAGTGTTTGCACTATGAGCTTCCACAACATCCTGTCCTCATCATTACCACCAAGCCTCAAAATAGTCCTCCTTTTCCTTGGAAGTGTATTTGGAGGTCTCACTtgccttccaaagttgctttcttCACTTGGACTGCCTCTCTTGGGAAAATCTTGACATTGGATAATTTAAGGAAACGGGGTGTCATTGttatggattggtgcttcatgtgtaaaACAAATGTGAAAACCATGGATCATCTACTcttgcattgtgaggtggcaaggGGGTGGCATTTTTTGTAGAACTGGCTTGGCATGGGTGATGCCTTTGAGAGTGGTAGATCTTCAAGCATGCTGGAAAGGGCTTTATGGTTGCACTCAAGTGGATGCGGCTTGGAAGATGGTCCCTTTGTGTctcatgtggtgcatttggatggaAATGAATGAGTGGAGTTTTAATGACAAGGAGCATTCTTTGGAGCAACTTTGGAATTTCTTTGTGCATGTTTTGCTGTTTTGGTCTTCTGCTTTAGTGACTCACGGATCTTCCGTTCATGATTTTCTAATGTCGCTTACCATTTCCTAGAATGTACTTAgctgttttcttttgtaaactACTTGTGTACATGGGTTTTGCCTATACATTCATTTCTAATAAAACTTCTTCttgcttatcaaaaaaaaaatccaacagtGTTTAGACATTCCTAAGAGGTGTGACCCTATAATCCTTCCCCCTCCCCTTACAAGGGCATCCTACCTCTCTGATTCACCGCAGGTATAGGTATGGAGACTCAACGAAAAAGCATGTGTTAAGCAGAATGAGCTATCAGATAACAGTTTCGAGAAATCTCCAAACCTACATTATACCGTATGGAGCCACTGTCGAGTATAGTATTGCAGTGAATGGCGCTTAGGCTCATAGATGTCAACACTCCCCATCCTAAGCACCAACACACCCAATGTCTGCATTTAAGAAACAATAAGGTCTACTCATCATAGCCAGTATCCAGGCCTCACAAGCCCTCATGACTCCAATAATATCTTTAGCTTTATGAGGTTTTCCAACAACCAAAATGAGCATATACGGCTCCATTCGTTTCCTGGGAGCCagagtttgaaaaagaaagaatgcatgttgAGCAAGTCTCCAATGAAAGTAGCATCctaaacattttcttttataagtagCATCCTAAACATATGGAACGGATGTCACTTTCTATAATTCCCAAAGTGAGGTGCCTCTATAAACACAGTAGTTATCCTTCCTTTTCAATGTGAGAGGAGAGGCTTCTCTCATATCATTATAAATGTCGAATACTATAAAGCACCAGAGGAATCCTAAGcttttcaaaatcaattaccaGAACATTTTTCAATCTATGTTGGTGAAAATAACCAAACCAGTATTACATGAGGTCATTAACACCACCAAAATCAAAATAGCAGGGACACGTAGCGTGGTAAACTTTAAAGAGATATGTATACATATAAGAGGGAGTACCAGGTACACGAAGGAGTAAACATCAGAAAAACCTATGTAGAACATGTTATACTCTATGACTCAAGAAAATTACATTATCCATTGATAAGATCACGCATGAATTTGATTAGACAAGAGCCCACCCAGTCATACTCTATGACTCAAGAAAATTACATTATCCATTGATAAGATCACGCATGAATTTGATTAGACAAGAGCCCACCCAGTCCTTCCAATAGCCAAAGCTCCATGATCAACAAATTAGACCTTAAAACTTTGAGGAATTATAAAAGATGCAATTCCCTATTCAAATAATCATCAAACTTCATACAAAACTTAAGAGATCCAATGTAGGATTCACAAGGATCACGGTAAGCCGCAAACAGCTCCGGGTAATTCTcgtgagaaaataatataacaacACGTCAGGATTAGAAACAAAGGAAGGAAACAGAAAGTCAAATCTCATGATTTCACCTATTGCTTAAGCCATATAACTACCCAGTAAAACAGCGCAGATTTTACATTTCCAGAGACCCAAACAATCGGAATCAAATACTCTTAACTCTTGAATGCTTTCCCCTCTAGATTCCGATCACTCACAGTTCCGCTTTTAGTTACATAAACGCTACTAAAtttcaaaaccctaatttctAATCAAGTCAGCCAGTCCCGATCTAACCCAGTAAGAAGAGGCCTTCAATCAAACAAATAGAACTCATTGAGTCtatgaaaaaaatagaggatctcaaaagaaaagatagaaacatTAAGATAATACGATATAAATTTCATTCCAGAAAGAAAAAGGTGATAGAGCTTTTACGCGCTCGACGAAGAGGAAGTTGGCAACGACCACAGCGCCGACTATGCCGCCGACAATTGCTGCTGGGCCAGTAAGGAGACTCCATTTCCTGTAGATCATTTTCTTCTAGTTCTTGTTCTCAGAGATTTCTCTTGTTCTGCGATATACATAGGCGGGTAACTGGGTCTGGTTCTCCTTTGTCCCTCGCAGAATCTCGAGAGTCGAAAAAGGGCCACGGGCCCTGTGGCTTTTGGGCCGGGATCGGGCTTTCCTTGATACTAAGCAGGGAAGCTCTTGGGGCCTAGGCGCCAGTAATGTACTTGAAGAATTTGCCAATCAGCTGACAAATGTATATTTACATGGGGTTACGGATTTGTTTCGTATTTCTGCTAACGACTTCTAGTAACCTGCGACAAGAAAATGAGAGGGACTAGGTGTGGTGGGGGACACTTTTCATATCTTAAGTCAGAATAAAGTGTAGAGagtatttttaaattatcagattGTTTAGAAGTTTCCtcaatcattttctttgaattcTATTTATACGGGCTGAGCACGTAATGAGAAAGGCTTGCCTCATGGCTTGACATTCTCCAATCCTTGCTGGATTGTCGGTTGACTGGGAGAGTATTACGGGCAGACATTACGCCGGTGATTATTTGTTCGTTATGTCATTAAATCGTCATTAATGATGATTGAATTCAAATTCCATATCGGTGCTTTTTGGCAATTGGACCTACTTCATGCGTTGTGCTAAGGGGGGCCTTTTATCTTTGGTTCGTGGGCCTTTACAGTGTGGGGTTCAGCCCACTCTTCAAGAGGGGCATTTAGTCCACAAGCATACTTTCGACTCACCCATAGCAAGTAGATTCTACTCCAAACTTAATCCTATATTAAATTATCCATCTaaactctatataataataaaatattattaatttttaaattttttattatttttatctatttttttcatcataTATTGCAGATCTACCAGtcatattttaatgtttaatcaaataaaatatattttatgttatttttcataatttataacatgcactttttcgatagttttatatttaataacaCAACTGTTAAATGACCttacttgttgaaaaaataataaaaaaactattttcaacTAAGTAAAAATGTCTCACATATTTGGATAAACACCGTAACAAAAATCAGCTTAGCTAACCTTTTGACTACTCCAATGTAACTCTATTTTCATCCTCGGTTGTTATAGCTAATGGGATGCGAATCGtcttatactatatagtttGTGTGGTCTGCATGAGCTTTTTCTTTGGTGGGAAGCTTTCCATTATCCATGCATGGCAATGCATGCGTGGCTGCTAGCTACCATTGACCAGTTCGGTTCAATTGTTCGTAATTCCGAGATTGCTATATATAATGTACATGGATATGAATTACTTGCTCACGGCAAATGTGGGAAAATGATGTCTTTGATGTCATTCCATAGGTAGCCTTATTTTCTATTAGAGTACTATTGCTATTGGGCcatttgaataaataaatacgtgACGACATGTGTTCATCTCAACCATATGGTACTACATGtttgattaaaataaataaaaatatatattgtatgaAACTCAAAAGAGATGaatattgaaatattaaatCCCCTCTACCATTTTTGTGTTtgtctctatttattttttattttttagtaaacTATGTACTACTTGAGGAGGGTCATTTGAGCGGTAAGTTTCATATGGTCAAATAGCATTATTCTTTAcattattgtatataattagcTAGGTGCTAACTCATGTACGAGCATGTGGTGGAGAGTCATTTGAATGGTAAGTTTCATATAGTCAAATAGcattattctttatattattgtatataattagtTAGGTGCTAACTCATGTACGAGCATGTGGAAAAGTAAGCCTTgtcaaattaatatattttgtcaatatttaaatatttacttCTCCATATAACGACTAGCTAGGGTTATCAGTTATAGCCTCCAAAATCATATCATAATGAAAATATCACAAAGGCAATATATAGAGTATCATGTATATCACAAAgaggtttttcttttgtttttaagcAAAACGTGCATGGTTTTTCAAGATACAATGTGAAAATTGGAAAGACAGGAGGTATTGAACGAGCTTCAATccaatgaaagaaaagccaatttAACCACATGTAGACTACAATATTCTTAAAAGAGGTTTCATCCATTCCATCGAGTTCTATTATTGCGTAtttgtttaatgattttataaaaataaatttataaattaacataatttaatatattaaattataaaatcactTTTAATAGCGTAACACTTTCACTGTTAACAATACTCGGGAACATTGATCCAGGGTTGCTTGTGAAAAGACGTAAAGTTGAGAGAAAACATTAGACAAAGTAAGATCAACTATCACTTTGTCACTAGAGAGTATTAGATCAAGACCGTTAGGAGACAATTAAGCATTGGATTCTCTTTTTGGTCAATCAATGGTCATTTCCTATAGAGAACAAACAGTCGCCACTCATAACGTGCAGTAACATAATTTCAAAGAAGAAAGATAAATCCAAACAGCATAACATAGAATGGGAGTACAAATTTCTATGC
Coding sequences within it:
- the LOC122310999 gene encoding protein trichome birefringence-like 25 translates to MLIHRLLSLSLSPTAQRFLGLFLHQMVKKMKPDSKLLLSLHKRNHVFVKFAVSFLLLGLAFRLFSSDSIRISSQLETPPVSERKTESPVVSVPIQAPVSAVSPVNENHTSDNVAEKCDIFTGDWIADKSGPAYTNESCHVVESHQNCMRNGRPDSGYLFWRWRPLDCELPRFNSKRFLDLMRNKSWSFVGDSISRNHVQSLLCILSQVEQAVEIYHDEEYRSKRWHFPTHNFTLSVIWTPFLTKSAIFEDMNGVSSSEIQLYLDKLDETWTNQYKNFDYVVIAGGKWFLKTAIYHENNTIAGCHYCPGKNLTELGFDYAYRKALQLVLNFLTRHGQKAFVFFRTTTPDHFENGEWFSGGYCNRTMPFKDGEVDMRDVDRIMRDIELEEFDKAAAVGSENGVILKLLDTTRLSILRPDGHPGPYRQFQPFANEKNAKVQNDCLHWCLPGPIDSWNDLVMELMVNGEKYR